A region of Panicum virgatum strain AP13 chromosome 8N, P.virgatum_v5, whole genome shotgun sequence DNA encodes the following proteins:
- the LOC120685622 gene encoding disease resistance protein RGA2-like produces MAEVLAGFLTSAVVNIAKDKLASAIAEQANLLWNFGDDLENMNSVLESISAELQDAERRSVKEKLVQLWLKRLKNAAFDISDLLDDYQDTSDRLTAAKIPNEKKMKFLQKTRVLSCLPVARKKIAVANRMKNMREELRKINDEFHSFNFTLGGTSTSVEQHYDIRETSSLLPEEPIIGRNGDKREIIKLLLASTNNDETVILPIYGLGGMGKSTLAQLVYNDAQFKKYDYRIWVYVSRDFNLKKIGSSIISQLPIEGGQQNWDTLHVINQCLEKNLLCGKKVLIVLDDLWEEKDTELGKLRSMLHVGKKCSMIDVIVTTRKEDIARKVSTTEPYKLQPLKDDTCWEIIKRYSKFEQKHNQERLEQIGLDIAKKCGGVALAAQALGYMLQYKDMSGWVEINNSDIWNESSEDNGGVLPSLKLSYERMPPQLRMCFSYCAIFPKGHNITEDDLIHQWIALGFIKPSMGKEYIRQLLGMSFLQVSKLPKTSGDHMVQYTMHDLVHDLATLIIGDELMVSSGASKSTNAHRLKYCRYALVTKYDQEMKLSVVLPSKVRALHFSDSSKLDLLGQLVPPMSLKDFSLEYYSSPSFPSWLMDISHHLPNLTSIALCNLPACSNLPPLGQLPLLESLRLWYLSKVAKIDMSICGGKGAFPRLAKFDLGCMYGLEEWTTTYPGEDGVEEFMFPMLDELHVYCCPGLRLKPCPPKCRKCTINNSDQVISSLEEVQTSSHCCNRSTPTTSLAIMESECHSCRLFHHFPALQELELSSCHNLRSLPEGIQQLSSLQSLELEWCNGISALPEWLRNISSLKRLAIRYCKGIKSLPPCIQQLTNLQKLVVAKNGELQQWCKSEENKAKLAHINSIIYE; encoded by the exons ATGGCAGAAGTTTTAGCTGGATTTCTCACTTCTGCCGTCGTCAACATTGCCAAAGACAAGCTGGCCTCCGCCATCGCGGAGCAGGCCAATCTGCTGTGGAACTTCGGCGACGACCTAGAGAACATGAACTCGGTGCTGGAGTCCATCTCTGCAGAACTCCAGGACGCCGAGAGGCGGTCGGTCAAGGAGAAGTTGGTGCAGCTGTGGCTCAAGCGGCTGAAGAACGCTGCCTTTGACATCTCGGACTTGCTCGATGACTATCAAGATACTAGCGACCGATTGACTGCTGCAAAG ATTCCAaatgagaaaaaaatgaaattctTGCAGAAGACAAGAGTGCTCTCATGTCTTCCAGTTGCACGCAAGAAGATTGCTGTTGCTAATAGGATGAAGAATATGAGAGAAGAGCTAAGAAAAATCAATGACGAATTTCATAGTTTTAATTTCACATTGGGAGGCACTAGCACTTCTGTTGAGCAGCATTATGATATTCGTGAAACATCATCACTTTTACCTGAAGAACCAATAATAGGGAGGAATGGAGACAAACGGGAAATCATAAAACTGTTATTGGCAAGTACCAACAATGATGAGACAGTGATTCTTCCTATATATGGCCTTGGAGGTATGGGCAAGAGTACTTTGGCGCAACTAGTTTACAATGATGCCCAATTCAAGAAGTATGATTATCGTATATGGGTTTATGTGTCCCGGGATTTCAATTTAAAGAAAATAGGAAGCTCTATAATTTCTCAACTTCCAATTGAAGGAGGTCAGCAGAATTGGGATACATTGCACGTGATAAATCAGTGCCTTGAGAAGAACCTACTCTGTGGCAAGAAGGTTTTGATTGTTTTAGATGACTTATGGGAGGAAAAGGACACTGAGTTGGGGAAACTGAGAAGTATGCTTCACGTGGGCAAGAAGTGCAGTATGATAGATGTCATAGTAACCACACGCAAGGAAGACATTGCTAGAAAAGTTTCCACCACTGAACCATACAAGCTGCAGCCTTTGAAGGATGATACATGCTGGGAAATAATTAAGAGATATAGTAAGTTTGAACAGAAACATAACCAAGAAAGACTGGAGCAGATAGGATTGGATATTGCAAAGAAATGTGGAGGTGTGGCATTAGCAGCTCAAGCACTTGGATACATGCTACAATACAAAGATATGTCTGGATGGGTAGAAATAAATAACAGTGATATCTGGAATGAATCTTCTGAAGACAATGGTGGCGTGCTCCCGTCCTTGAAGCTAAGTTATGAAAGGATGCCACCACAGCTCAGGATGTGCTTTTCTTATTGTGCCATATTCCCAAAAGGACATAATATTACTGAAGATGATTTGATTCACCAATGGATTGCTCTCGGCTTTATAAAGCCATCGATGGGGAAGGAATACATCAGACAACTTTTGGGGATGTCCTTCCTTCAGGTTTCCAAGTTGCCCAAG ACTTCGGGAGATCATATGGTGCAGTACACCATGCATGACCTGGTGCATGACCTGGCAACATTAATCATTGGTGATGAGTTAATGGTTTCTTCCGGTGCATCGAAGAGCACGAATGCACATAGGCTGAAATATTGTCGCTATGCACTGGTTACGAAATATGACCAGGAAATGAAGTTATCGGTTGTTTTACCCTCGAAGGTGAGGGCACTACATTTTTCAGATAGCAGCAAGCTG GATTTGTTGGGGCAACTGGTGCCACCAATGAGTCTGAAGGACTTTTCTCTAGAATATTATAGTAGCCCGAGCTTTCCTAGCTGGCTCATGGACATTTCTCATCATCTCCCGAATCTTACTTCCATTGCTTTGTGTAATCTTCCTGCATGTAGCAACCTACCACCACTTGGACAGTTGCCGCTCCTAGAAAGCCTGCGTCTCTGGTATTTATCCAAGGTTGCAAAGATTGACATGAGTATCTGCGGTGGCAAAGGAGCGTTCCCCCGATTGGCAAAATTCGATCTAGGTTGTATGTATGGACTGGAGGAGTGGACTACAACATACCCTGGCGAGGATGGTGTGGAGGAGTTCATGTTCCCTATGCTAGATGAATTACATGTATATTGTTGTCCAGGTTTAAGATTGAAACCATGCCCACCGAAGTGCCGTAAGTGCACAATAAACAATAGCGACCAGGTTATATCTTCCCTGGAGGAGGTACAAACCAGCAGCCATTGCTGCAACAGATCTACTCCAACCACCAGCCTGGCCATCATGGAGAGCGAATGCCACAGCTGCAGACTGTTTCACCACTTCCCTGCCCTCCAGGAGTTGGAATTATCGAGCTGTCATAATCTGAGGAGCTTGCCGGAGGGCATACAGCAGCTCTCCTCCCTTCAGTCGCTCGAATTGGAGTGGTGTAACGGCATATCAGCACTGCCTGAATGGCTGCGCAACATCTCCTCTCTCAAAAGACTCGCCATCAGGTACTGTAAGGGCATCAAGTCTTTGCCTCCATGTATACAGCAGCTCACCAACCTCCAGAAGCTAGTTGTTGCTAAGAACGGGGAACTACAGCAGTGGTGCAAGTCAGAAGAGAATAAGGCGAAGCTCGCACACATTAACAGCATA ATTTATGAGTAG